A portion of the Candidatus Baltobacteraceae bacterium genome contains these proteins:
- the typA gene encoding translational GTPase TypA, with protein MKTRPDIRNVAIIAHVDHGKTTLVDAMLKQSGVFREGQHMETRVMDSNPLERERGITILAKNTAIRHGNIKLNIVDTPGHADFGGEVERVLQMVQGVLLLVDAAEGVMPQTRFVLRKALELDLKAIVAVNKIDRKDARAMEVVNEVFDLFIELGANDEQADFPVVFTNGRAGIAKRTLEDVSDDLEPLFEIISKHVPEAPGEDGGFQMLISAIDHNKYVGRIGIGRVFRGSMRINAPIAKIARDGTVETGLRLTKLLTFQGLERVEVEEASAGDIVCVSGIEGLNIGDTIADLSAPEGVHAIAVDEPTVSMSFSVNNSPFAGREGKYLTSRQIRDRLMRELESNVALRVADTESADTYEVRGRGELHLSILIETMRREGYEIQVSKPQVILTEQNGKKFEPVEYVVVDVPEEYSGPVIESLGRRKAIMSNMINVGESRRLEYTMPTRAIFGLRGELLTLSRGTAVMSHTYYDHQEWQGELPGRNVGALVASDTGTITAYALAGVEQRGRFFVGPGTEAYEGMVVGRANDDKDISLNVVRAKKLTNMRASGSDDNVKIAPPEELSLERAIEFIEDDELVEVTPKSIRIRKRTLNETERLRNRKREVTRA; from the coding sequence ATGAAGACTCGTCCGGACATCCGTAACGTCGCGATCATCGCGCACGTCGACCACGGCAAGACCACGCTGGTGGACGCCATGCTCAAGCAGAGCGGCGTCTTTCGCGAAGGCCAGCACATGGAGACGCGAGTTATGGATTCGAACCCGCTCGAACGCGAGCGCGGCATCACCATCCTTGCGAAGAATACGGCGATCCGCCACGGCAACATCAAACTCAACATCGTCGATACCCCCGGCCACGCCGATTTCGGCGGCGAGGTCGAGCGCGTACTGCAGATGGTTCAAGGCGTGCTGCTGCTGGTCGATGCGGCCGAAGGCGTGATGCCCCAAACGCGCTTCGTGTTGCGTAAGGCGCTCGAGCTCGATCTCAAAGCGATCGTGGCGGTCAATAAGATCGACCGCAAAGACGCCCGCGCGATGGAAGTCGTCAACGAAGTCTTCGACCTCTTTATCGAACTCGGCGCAAACGACGAGCAAGCCGATTTTCCGGTCGTCTTTACCAACGGGCGCGCCGGCATCGCCAAACGCACCCTCGAGGATGTGAGCGACGATCTCGAGCCGCTTTTCGAGATCATCTCCAAGCACGTCCCCGAAGCGCCGGGCGAAGACGGCGGATTCCAAATGCTGATCTCGGCGATCGATCACAACAAGTACGTGGGGCGCATCGGCATCGGCCGCGTTTTCCGCGGAAGCATGCGCATCAACGCGCCGATCGCCAAAATCGCGCGCGACGGAACGGTCGAGACCGGATTGCGGCTCACGAAATTGCTGACCTTCCAGGGCCTCGAACGCGTCGAGGTTGAGGAAGCGAGTGCGGGCGATATCGTGTGCGTCTCCGGCATCGAGGGGTTGAACATCGGCGACACCATCGCCGATCTCAGCGCGCCGGAAGGCGTCCACGCGATCGCGGTCGACGAACCGACGGTTTCGATGTCCTTTAGCGTGAACAACTCACCGTTTGCGGGCCGCGAGGGCAAGTACCTCACGTCGCGTCAGATTCGCGACCGCTTGATGCGCGAATTGGAATCCAACGTCGCGCTGCGCGTCGCGGATACCGAGAGCGCCGACACGTACGAAGTGCGCGGACGCGGCGAGCTGCATCTCTCGATCCTTATCGAGACGATGCGCCGCGAAGGCTACGAGATCCAGGTCTCCAAGCCGCAGGTCATTCTCACGGAGCAAAACGGTAAGAAGTTCGAACCGGTCGAGTACGTCGTCGTCGACGTACCGGAAGAGTACTCGGGCCCCGTGATCGAATCGCTCGGCCGCCGCAAAGCCATCATGTCGAACATGATCAACGTCGGTGAATCGCGCCGCCTGGAATATACGATGCCGACGCGCGCGATCTTCGGTCTACGCGGCGAATTGCTCACGCTCTCGCGCGGAACGGCCGTCATGTCGCACACCTACTACGATCACCAGGAATGGCAAGGCGAATTGCCGGGCCGCAACGTCGGCGCGCTAGTCGCGAGCGATACCGGAACGATCACCGCCTACGCACTCGCCGGCGTCGAGCAGCGCGGCCGCTTCTTCGTCGGTCCCGGCACCGAGGCGTACGAGGGCATGGTCGTGGGTCGCGCTAACGACGATAAGGATATCTCGCTAAACGTCGTGCGCGCGAAAAAGTTGACGAACATGCGAGCCTCGGGTTCGGATGACAACGTGAAGATCGCACCGCCCGAAGAGCTTTCACTCGAGCGCGCGATCGAGTTCATCGAAGACGACGAACTGGTCGAGGTAACCCCGAAGTCGATTCGCATACGCAAACGCACGCTCAACGAAACCGAGCGCTTGCGCAACCGCAAGCGCGAAGTTACTCGCGCGTAG
- a CDS encoding DUF1003 domain-containing protein, whose amino-acid sequence MNDRENPPHLESATQSLADLHAAHSENAPSIQLGIERITRRIGRPWTAYGILTFVVLWIGINLGMLLAGRRAFDPPQFFWLQGLVSLSSLLMATFILITENRQGDLAELRAQTTLQIALVSEQKIAKIIELLTKLREDDPHVEDRRDAVADAMSDPTDLRTAVSTLEVAQDEAVRKRVDSAQPSPPTRE is encoded by the coding sequence ATGAACGATCGGGAGAATCCGCCGCACCTGGAATCGGCGACGCAGTCGCTGGCCGATCTGCACGCGGCGCATAGCGAGAACGCACCGAGCATTCAGCTGGGCATCGAACGCATCACGCGCAGGATCGGCCGGCCGTGGACGGCTTACGGAATCCTGACGTTCGTCGTGCTATGGATCGGTATCAACCTCGGCATGCTGCTGGCAGGCCGCCGCGCCTTCGACCCGCCGCAGTTTTTCTGGCTGCAGGGACTCGTGAGTCTCTCGTCGCTCTTGATGGCGACGTTCATTCTGATTACCGAGAATCGGCAAGGCGATCTTGCCGAATTGCGCGCGCAGACGACGCTGCAGATCGCGCTCGTCTCGGAACAGAAGATCGCGAAAATCATCGAGCTGCTCACGAAACTACGCGAAGACGATCCCCACGTGGAGGATCGTCGCGATGCCGTCGCCGATGCGATGTCCGATCCGACCGACCTGCGAACGGCCGTTTCGACCCTCGAGGTCGCTCAAGACGAAGCCGTGCGCAAGCGCGTGGACTCGGCGCAGCCGAGTCCGCCTACGCGCGAGTAA
- the clpB gene encoding ATP-dependent chaperone ClpB, with amino-acid sequence MNVDRMTERVQDALNAAYTRALNERNTQTMPEHLLAAILEQERGIAPDIVKAAGTEPKTLASTVEDAIARLPRVTGSNADSAAVTLSPELGRLISAAEAESKSLQDDFVSVEHLLLAMAEGSGEIGRIFRDAGLTKNALLAALRTVRGNQRVTTRDPEGTYKSLERYGRDLTLEAERGKLDPVIGRDDEIRRIVQVLSRRTKNNPVLIGDPGVGKTAIVEGLAQRIVRGDVPEGLKDRRIVSLDMGALIAGAKYRGEFEERLKAVLKDVQKAEGAIVLFVDELHTVVGAGKTEGSMDAGNLLKPMLARGELHMIGATTLDEYRKYVEKDAALERRFQPVVVEQPSVEDTISILRGLKEKYEAHHGVRIKDSALVAAATLSNRYISDRFLPDKAIDLVDEAAAKLRTEIDSMPQELDELGRRVMQLEIEREALRKEHDSASQRRLAKLEEEIAELKRAQEALQTQWQSEKTAAVTTRALREAIEQTKVQIEQAERQYDLNRVAELRYGKLAELEKQLRADEEQLHSQRNGSARLSKEEVDEEDIAEVISRWTGVPVTKLLEGEIQKLLQLDVELHRRVIGQDEAVDAVAEAVLRSRSGLADPNRPIGSFIFLGPTGVGKTELARALADYLFDDERAMIRIDMSEYQEKHTVARLLGAPPGYVGYDEGGQLTEAVRRRPYSVILFDEIEKGHPDVFNILLQILDDGRLTDGQGRTVDFKNTIVIMTSNIGSHRILDYKGSFDGAEYAIMRATVLDELRQHFRPEFLNRVDETIVFHALTEEELGQIIEIQLGRLRARLSERRITLELSDAAKRHLVKAGYDPAYGARPLKRTIQKELETTLGRKILAGEIRDGQRVVIDYDDLRGELTFNASALSAR; translated from the coding sequence ATGAACGTTGATCGCATGACGGAGCGCGTACAAGACGCGCTCAATGCCGCATATACGCGCGCGCTAAACGAACGCAACACGCAGACGATGCCCGAGCATCTGCTGGCGGCGATTTTAGAGCAAGAGCGCGGCATCGCTCCGGATATCGTGAAAGCCGCGGGCACCGAACCGAAGACGCTTGCGAGCACGGTCGAAGACGCCATCGCACGCCTGCCCCGCGTGACCGGTTCGAATGCGGATTCCGCTGCGGTGACCCTATCGCCGGAACTCGGGCGGCTGATCTCGGCCGCCGAAGCGGAATCGAAATCGCTGCAGGACGACTTCGTCTCCGTCGAGCACCTGCTGCTCGCGATGGCCGAGGGCAGCGGCGAAATCGGCCGCATCTTCCGCGACGCCGGCCTCACGAAGAACGCGCTCTTGGCGGCGCTCCGTACGGTGCGCGGAAATCAGCGCGTTACGACGCGCGATCCCGAAGGCACGTACAAGAGTTTGGAGCGCTACGGCCGCGATCTGACGCTCGAAGCCGAGCGCGGCAAACTCGATCCGGTGATCGGGCGCGACGACGAGATCCGGCGCATCGTTCAAGTGCTCTCGCGGCGCACCAAAAACAATCCCGTGCTTATCGGCGATCCCGGCGTCGGGAAAACGGCGATCGTGGAAGGGCTGGCACAGCGCATCGTACGCGGCGACGTGCCCGAAGGGCTCAAAGACCGCCGCATCGTCTCGCTGGACATGGGTGCGCTCATCGCCGGTGCGAAGTATCGCGGCGAATTTGAAGAGCGTCTCAAAGCCGTGCTCAAAGACGTTCAGAAAGCCGAAGGCGCGATCGTTCTCTTCGTCGACGAACTGCACACGGTTGTGGGAGCGGGCAAGACCGAAGGCTCGATGGATGCTGGCAACCTGCTCAAGCCGATGCTCGCGCGCGGCGAACTGCACATGATCGGCGCCACGACGCTCGACGAATACCGCAAATACGTCGAGAAAGACGCCGCGCTGGAACGCCGCTTCCAACCGGTGGTCGTCGAACAGCCGAGCGTCGAAGATACGATCTCGATTCTGCGGGGCCTCAAGGAAAAGTACGAGGCGCATCACGGCGTTCGGATTAAAGATAGCGCCCTCGTTGCCGCCGCGACGCTCTCCAACCGCTACATCAGCGATCGTTTCTTGCCCGATAAGGCGATCGATTTGGTCGACGAAGCCGCGGCCAAGCTGCGTACCGAGATCGACTCGATGCCGCAAGAACTCGACGAACTGGGCCGTCGCGTGATGCAGCTCGAGATCGAACGCGAGGCGCTGCGTAAGGAGCACGATAGCGCGAGCCAACGCCGCCTTGCGAAGCTCGAAGAGGAGATCGCCGAACTCAAGCGCGCTCAAGAGGCGCTGCAAACGCAATGGCAATCGGAGAAGACCGCCGCCGTAACGACTCGCGCGCTGCGCGAAGCGATCGAGCAGACGAAAGTGCAGATCGAACAGGCCGAACGCCAATACGATCTCAATCGCGTTGCGGAACTGCGGTACGGCAAACTCGCCGAACTCGAGAAGCAGCTTCGCGCCGATGAAGAACAGCTGCACTCGCAGCGTAACGGCAGCGCGCGGCTTTCGAAAGAGGAAGTCGACGAAGAAGACATCGCCGAAGTTATCAGCCGCTGGACCGGCGTGCCGGTGACCAAATTGCTCGAGGGCGAGATCCAGAAACTCCTCCAACTCGACGTCGAACTGCACCGGCGCGTCATCGGCCAGGACGAAGCCGTCGACGCGGTCGCCGAAGCGGTGCTGCGATCGCGCTCGGGCCTGGCCGATCCGAATCGGCCGATCGGTTCGTTCATCTTCCTCGGGCCGACAGGCGTGGGGAAAACGGAGCTGGCGCGGGCGCTCGCCGACTATCTCTTCGACGACGAGCGCGCGATGATTCGGATCGACATGTCGGAGTATCAAGAGAAGCACACCGTCGCGCGGTTACTCGGCGCACCGCCGGGATACGTCGGTTACGACGAAGGCGGCCAACTGACCGAGGCCGTTCGCCGCCGTCCGTACTCGGTGATTCTCTTTGATGAGATCGAGAAGGGCCACCCCGACGTCTTCAACATTCTCTTGCAGATACTCGACGACGGCCGGCTGACCGACGGTCAGGGGCGCACCGTCGACTTTAAGAACACCATCGTCATCATGACCTCGAACATCGGCAGTCATCGCATCCTCGACTATAAGGGGTCGTTCGATGGAGCGGAGTACGCGATCATGCGCGCGACCGTGCTCGATGAACTGCGCCAGCATTTTCGCCCGGAGTTTCTCAATCGCGTCGACGAGACGATCGTCTTTCACGCGCTCACCGAAGAAGAACTGGGCCAAATCATCGAAATACAACTCGGCCGCTTGCGCGCGCGCCTAAGCGAGCGTCGCATTACGCTCGAGTTGAGCGACGCCGCGAAGCGCCATCTCGTGAAGGCGGGTTACGACCCGGCGTACGGCGCGCGCCCGCTCAAGCGCACGATTCAAAAAGAACTCGAGACGACGCTCGGCCGAAAGATCCTCGCCGGCGAGATTCGCGACGGCCAACGGGTCGTTATCGACTACGACGACCTCCGCGGGGAGCTAACGTTCAACGCGAGCGCGCTATCGGCGCGATGA
- a CDS encoding DUF6504 family protein — protein sequence MPKRFVSEPIEPADASFDPETLARGEPALPAAFRWRDELLSIASTAQMRKSTKVDRGDTYVKRHYFDVILTDGRKASIYFERQAKRNHPRWHLYTLED from the coding sequence ATGCCCAAGCGATTCGTCAGCGAGCCGATCGAACCGGCCGACGCATCGTTCGACCCCGAGACCCTCGCACGCGGCGAACCGGCGCTGCCGGCCGCCTTTCGCTGGCGCGACGAACTCCTATCGATCGCATCCACCGCCCAGATGCGGAAATCCACCAAGGTCGACCGCGGCGACACCTACGTCAAACGCCACTACTTCGACGTGATCCTAACCGACGGCCGCAAAGCGTCGATCTATTTCGAACGCCAAGCCAAACGCAACCACCCCCGCTGGCACCTCTACACCCTCGAAGACTAA